A genomic stretch from Spirochaetota bacterium includes:
- a CDS encoding TonB-dependent receptor — MKKINALKTIRVPCIIFSLILIGFNIQAQEITDQNTNFNKVAAEAIEDVSEENESIHELERVVVTATGKLRMVDTPGSISIITSKELEDIGAKDIGEALDKIPGVTDTTSGNSNIAVRGVQSTMAGGPIILIDGVPQKIGISGYPQFQFIPISQIERIEVLRSAGIAYGPGSSRGLISIITKRGTKKKPFSIYASSSYGSWNSYDGNANIQGRLSQLDYFCDFGYSYTEGYEDEMRTRLGGLAKLGYNLTGNTRIGISSDIIDNEYQTAYGLGKYRWQLENYRREKHFPVSETDPTLLWHNSRDQDIASFALDFSHTGEKLSLKSSISRSNFDEKYNAMAKKNTSPDSAYIDEKDQITYVYTLSAGYHQKLGMLFYSPSIGLNIEDITFDSERSYPLDPDPGDKCDDYDIDIEQKIYGFFWDNDLLFGDHIGFKIGARIDRVELKYEDRSPNKFDTDETLLGWSAAPSYHFNDLSTLYVSIGKTFWFPSARYYAWAHQYDYEENRPEDMKPEESLTYELGYKHMIHKSVNISLTAFYTEYKDKFTSVYDDTSFRGMKNTGEAEYKGIELEADGRVLSWLGYRVAGSYLKAEWTKGRQKVNEHPTNDRIVSDLDGYDVYGVPNWTYLIGLDFYPIKGLMMGIDVNGSGPYYVDYLNRIEYDAKTTVDARISYRYGSLKVWALGKNILDEEVERVYNSTGALTEENGEPNNRYYVQDGRYLEFGVSYSL; from the coding sequence ATGAAGAAGATCAATGCCCTTAAGACAATTAGGGTTCCATGTATTATTTTTTCCCTGATTTTAATTGGATTTAATATACAAGCTCAGGAGATAACAGATCAGAATACAAATTTTAATAAAGTAGCAGCGGAAGCGATTGAAGATGTTTCGGAAGAAAATGAGAGCATTCACGAGCTTGAAAGGGTTGTGGTGACTGCCACAGGCAAATTGAGGATGGTGGACACGCCAGGCAGCATCTCCATTATTACAAGCAAGGAGTTAGAGGATATAGGGGCGAAGGACATTGGCGAGGCTCTTGATAAGATACCTGGTGTTACAGATACAACTTCTGGCAATTCAAATATTGCGGTGCGCGGTGTACAGAGCACAATGGCAGGCGGGCCTATTATACTAATTGACGGCGTGCCCCAGAAGATAGGCATTAGCGGGTATCCGCAGTTTCAATTTATACCGATATCCCAGATTGAGAGGATAGAGGTTTTGCGTTCAGCAGGCATAGCATACGGTCCTGGCTCTTCCAGGGGCCTTATCAGTATTATTACAAAGAGGGGCACAAAGAAAAAGCCTTTCAGCATATACGCTTCCAGCTCTTACGGTTCATGGAACAGCTATGACGGTAATGCCAATATCCAGGGGAGACTCAGTCAATTGGATTACTTTTGTGATTTTGGATATTCATACACTGAAGGGTATGAAGATGAGATGAGAACGCGCCTTGGTGGGCTTGCTAAGCTTGGTTATAATCTTACTGGCAATACCAGGATAGGTATAAGCTCTGATATAATAGATAATGAGTATCAGACTGCCTATGGCCTGGGCAAGTACAGGTGGCAGCTGGAGAATTACAGACGCGAAAAGCATTTTCCTGTGAGTGAAACAGATCCAACACTCTTATGGCATAATTCAAGGGACCAGGATATTGCAAGTTTTGCTTTAGATTTCTCTCATACAGGAGAGAAATTATCTCTAAAATCCTCTATTTCACGAAGCAACTTTGATGAAAAATATAATGCCATGGCAAAAAAAAATACCTCCCCAGATAGCGCCTATATAGATGAAAAGGATCAGATTACCTATGTATACACCCTCTCAGCAGGGTATCATCAGAAATTGGGGATGCTGTTCTATTCTCCATCAATAGGTTTGAACATCGAAGATATAACATTCGATTCTGAACGGTCCTATCCTTTAGACCCAGATCCAGGTGATAAGTGTGACGACTATGATATAGATATCGAACAGAAGATTTATGGCTTCTTCTGGGATAATGACCTTCTTTTTGGGGATCATATCGGATTTAAGATCGGAGCACGGATTGATAGGGTGGAATTAAAGTATGAAGACAGGTCTCCGAATAAATTCGATACTGATGAAACCCTTTTGGGATGGTCTGCTGCCCCTTCATATCATTTCAATGATCTATCCACACTGTATGTCTCCATAGGAAAGACCTTCTGGTTCCCCTCTGCAAGATATTATGCATGGGCGCACCAGTACGATTATGAAGAGAATCGTCCTGAGGACATGAAGCCTGAGGAGTCGTTAACCTATGAGCTTGGGTATAAACATATGATCCACAAGAGCGTGAATATATCACTAACAGCCTTTTACACTGAGTATAAGGATAAATTTACCAGTGTGTATGATGACACCAGTTTCAGGGGGATGAAGAACACTGGAGAGGCAGAGTATAAAGGCATTGAGTTGGAGGCTGACGGCCGCGTGCTGTCATGGCTGGGTTACCGCGTTGCAGGATCCTATCTAAAGGCTGAATGGACAAAGGGCAGGCAAAAGGTCAATGAACATCCCACTAATGACAGGATCGTTTCTGACCTTGACGGATACGATGTGTATGGCGTGCCTAATTGGACCTATCTGATCGGTCTTGATTTCTATCCTATCAAGGGATTGATGATGGGCATTGATGTTAATGGATCAGGGCCCTATTATGTCGATTATCTGAACCGCATAGAATACGATGCAAAGACCACTGTTGACGCGCGCATCAGCTATAGGTACGGCAGTCTTAAGGTATGGGCGCTTGGCAAGAATATTCTGGATGAGGAGGTTGAGCGGGTCTATAACAGCACTGGCGCTCTTACTGAAGAGAATGGAGAGCCCAATAATAGATATTATGTTCAGGATGGAAGGTACCTTGAGTTCGGAGTATCTTATAGTCTGTAA